The Streptomyces albofaciens JCM 4342 genome has a segment encoding these proteins:
- a CDS encoding ABC transporter ATP-binding protein, whose protein sequence is MTLAYDDRTVVEGLDLDIPHGAVTVVVGPNACGKSTLLRALGRLLAPRRGAVLLDGTDLARIPTKKIAQAVGLLPQTPVAPEAITVADLVSRGRQPHQRWWRQWSEADERAVAEAMARTDVTRLADRPVDELSGGQRQRVWIAMALAQETGLLLLDEPTTYLDIAHQVEVLDLIRQLNHDRGRTVVAVLHDLNQAARYADHLVAMKQGRIVAQGHPSAVVTAGLVREVFGLESVVVPDPVTGSPLVVPGRPWQAPGGGSTVVPEPG, encoded by the coding sequence CTGACCCTGGCCTACGACGACCGCACGGTCGTCGAGGGGCTCGACCTCGATATCCCGCACGGCGCGGTGACGGTCGTCGTCGGCCCCAACGCCTGCGGCAAGTCCACGCTGCTGCGGGCGCTCGGCCGGCTGCTCGCACCGCGCCGCGGCGCCGTCCTGCTGGACGGCACGGACCTGGCCCGCATCCCCACCAAGAAGATCGCCCAGGCCGTGGGGCTGCTGCCGCAGACCCCGGTGGCCCCCGAGGCGATCACCGTCGCCGACCTGGTCTCCCGCGGCCGCCAGCCGCACCAGCGCTGGTGGCGGCAGTGGTCCGAGGCGGACGAGCGGGCCGTCGCCGAGGCCATGGCCCGTACGGACGTGACGCGGCTGGCGGACCGGCCGGTGGACGAACTGTCCGGCGGGCAGCGGCAGCGCGTGTGGATCGCGATGGCGCTCGCCCAGGAGACCGGCCTGCTGCTCCTGGACGAGCCGACGACGTACCTGGACATCGCGCACCAGGTCGAGGTGCTGGACCTGATACGGCAGCTCAACCACGACCGGGGGCGCACCGTCGTCGCCGTCCTGCACGACCTCAACCAGGCCGCCCGCTACGCCGACCACCTGGTGGCGATGAAACAGGGCCGGATCGTCGCACAGGGGCACCCGTCGGCGGTCGTCACGGCCGGGCTGGTGCGGGAGGTGTTCGGGCTGGAGTCGGTGGTCGTACCGGATCCGGTGACGGGCTCGCCCCTGGTGGTCCCGGGGCGGCCTTGGCAGGCTCCGGGCGGAGGGTCCACGGTCGTTCCCGAGCCGGGTTAG
- a CDS encoding FecCD family ABC transporter permease, with protein MTAPVTGRGDGIRPAGVRPAGYALARAGRVSFLVHRRAVAVATVLALLLAAGCLAYLCVGESFVAPGEALKAVFGQPSPAELVVGTLRLPRMVVGLLVGAAFGIAGALIQTVARNPLASPDVIGVTQGASALTVGSMTFGVTSYTVLPYLSVAGGVLAAALGYVFAWRGGLHATRFVLIGIGFAVALRSVTHLFLTKGDHLVAQQAQVWLTGSLNGRGWAEAAPLGWALPALLPAVLWAARAQRTVSLDDATATALGVRLNRTRFGLVALGVVLASMATGAAGPVDFVALLAPQTARRLTRTAQLPLLCSALLGAAVVVVGDLLARKLLAPTELPVGVLTAAVGAPYLIRLIIRSRAVGGRA; from the coding sequence GTGACAGCGCCGGTCACCGGCCGTGGGGACGGGATACGGCCGGCGGGCGTGCGGCCCGCCGGGTACGCTCTCGCGCGCGCCGGGCGCGTCTCCTTCCTCGTGCACCGGCGGGCGGTGGCCGTCGCCACCGTGCTCGCCCTGCTGCTCGCGGCCGGCTGCCTGGCGTACCTGTGCGTCGGCGAGTCCTTCGTGGCGCCCGGCGAGGCGCTGAAAGCCGTCTTCGGGCAGCCCTCCCCGGCGGAACTGGTCGTCGGGACGCTGCGGCTGCCGCGCATGGTGGTCGGACTGCTCGTCGGCGCGGCCTTCGGGATCGCGGGCGCGCTGATCCAGACCGTCGCCCGCAACCCGCTCGCCAGCCCGGACGTCATCGGCGTCACCCAGGGCGCGAGCGCGCTGACGGTGGGCTCGATGACGTTCGGTGTGACCTCGTACACCGTCCTGCCGTACCTGTCCGTCGCGGGCGGCGTGCTCGCCGCCGCCCTCGGCTACGTCTTCGCCTGGCGCGGCGGCCTGCACGCCACCCGCTTCGTGCTGATCGGCATCGGCTTCGCCGTCGCGCTGCGCTCGGTCACCCACCTGTTCCTGACCAAGGGCGACCACCTCGTCGCCCAGCAGGCGCAGGTGTGGTTGACCGGCTCGCTCAACGGGCGCGGCTGGGCCGAGGCCGCGCCGCTGGGCTGGGCGCTGCCGGCCCTGCTGCCCGCCGTCCTGTGGGCGGCCCGCGCCCAGCGCACCGTCTCGCTGGACGACGCCACGGCGACCGCGCTCGGCGTACGGCTGAACCGCACCCGGTTCGGCCTGGTCGCGCTCGGCGTGGTGCTGGCGTCGATGGCCACCGGCGCGGCGGGGCCGGTCGACTTCGTGGCGCTGCTCGCCCCGCAGACCGCCCGCCGCCTGACCCGTACGGCACAGCTCCCGCTGCTGTGCTCGGCGCTGCTGGGCGCGGCCGTGGTCGTGGTCGGGGACCTGCTGGCCCGCAAGCTGCTGGCGCCGACGGAGCTGCCGGTGGGCGTGCTGACCGCGGCCGTCGGCGCCCCGTACCTGATCCGTCTGATCATCCGCAGCCGGGCCGTGGGAGGACGCGCGTGA
- a CDS encoding glycosyltransferase 87 family protein: MRHITRPDRKTITAVLLLVVSSAGALAAVFRLVSLSMSDIAVYRAEGEAAASGGDLYGFTVTEWKLPATYPPFAALLFIPTTWLPLGALKVVSVLVNVALIPVLLHLSYKAAYTPGTADRGGTARLSAARTLPVVLAGTALAIWLEPVFQTIAFGQINLALTCLVLWDLARPDGARLKGFAIGVATGVKLTPAVFAVYLLITGRVRAACTALAGFAVSALLGLLVLPAASVEFWTRRMFETGRVGKAWIVDNQSLQGLLTRVLHTPEPGLLWAALALAAGMAGLFVARRVYLRRGLDSWGVLCTAVTALLVSPISWSHHWVWCVPLLVVLGAHTHGVRWRRVLVAAVAVAFTARTMWVVPHQGDLDLELPWWQQPLAAPYPLLGLALLAAVAWWIRRTPAGPPTTLARRPFPLPRRPRAVGPARELSTRIPER, encoded by the coding sequence GTGCGTCACATCACGCGCCCCGACAGGAAGACGATCACCGCCGTACTGCTGCTGGTGGTGTCGTCCGCGGGCGCGCTGGCCGCCGTGTTCCGGCTGGTCTCGCTGTCCATGTCGGACATAGCGGTCTACCGGGCCGAAGGCGAGGCCGCGGCGAGCGGCGGCGACCTGTACGGCTTCACCGTCACCGAGTGGAAGCTGCCCGCCACCTACCCGCCCTTCGCCGCCCTGCTGTTCATCCCGACGACCTGGCTCCCGCTCGGCGCTCTCAAGGTCGTCTCCGTCCTCGTCAACGTGGCCCTCATCCCGGTGCTGCTGCACCTGTCGTACAAGGCCGCGTACACCCCCGGCACCGCTGACCGCGGCGGCACGGCCCGGCTGAGCGCCGCGCGCACACTGCCCGTCGTCCTCGCCGGGACCGCGCTAGCCATCTGGCTCGAACCGGTCTTCCAGACCATCGCGTTCGGGCAGATCAACCTCGCCCTCACCTGCCTCGTCCTGTGGGACCTGGCCCGCCCGGACGGCGCCCGCCTCAAGGGCTTCGCCATCGGCGTCGCGACCGGCGTCAAGCTCACCCCCGCGGTCTTCGCCGTCTACCTGCTGATCACCGGCCGGGTGCGCGCCGCCTGCACCGCCCTGGCCGGGTTCGCGGTCTCCGCCCTGCTCGGGCTGCTGGTGCTGCCGGCCGCGAGCGTGGAGTTCTGGACGCGACGGATGTTCGAGACCGGCCGGGTCGGCAAGGCGTGGATCGTCGACAACCAGTCCCTCCAGGGCCTGCTGACCCGGGTCCTGCACACTCCGGAGCCGGGCCTGCTGTGGGCGGCCCTGGCGCTGGCGGCCGGCATGGCCGGGCTTTTCGTCGCCCGCCGGGTGTACCTGCGGCGCGGCCTGGACTCCTGGGGCGTGCTGTGCACCGCCGTGACGGCGCTGCTCGTCTCGCCGATCAGCTGGTCCCACCACTGGGTGTGGTGCGTGCCGCTGCTGGTCGTCCTCGGGGCGCACACCCACGGCGTACGGTGGCGCCGCGTCCTGGTCGCGGCGGTGGCGGTCGCCTTCACGGCCCGCACGATGTGGGTGGTGCCGCACCAGGGCGACCTCGACCTGGAGCTGCCCTGGTGGCAGCAGCCGCTCGCGGCCCCCTACCCGCTCCTGGGGCTGGCGCTGCTGGCGGCGGTCGCCTGGTGGATACGCCGTACCCCGGCCGGACCGCCCACCACCCTGGCCCGCCGCCCCTTCCCGCTGCCGCGCAGGCCGCGCGCCGTGGGTCCGGCCCGCGAACTGAGCACCCGCATCCCCGAACGCTGA
- a CDS encoding helicase C-terminal domain-containing protein: protein MSETPRTLAEELRTRPDSGLADLLRARPDLLNPVPGDLTQLATRAGTRASVVRAVERLNRFALQTAEALAVAPDPCPYETLLGLMAGDVPADAPTADASDSGASDTGMPDPSTSDTGTSDKGPHLPPGTRSAIAAELPRAVSTLREQALVWGGDDRLRLVRTARELLAPGPAHPSPTGLGPTVAEATSGMSPGRLQDILAAAGLPATHDPVTAVAALTSLFEDRKRMAALLAEAPEEAHGVLARLVWGPPYGAVTDRPAAHLQWLLDRGVLLPAGPRNVVLPREAALHLRAGRAHRVPEPLPPALAPTTERDPQLVDSAAAGQAFTALATVDELLKEWDLGGPGVLRAGGLSVRDLKRTAAALDCTEHVAAFWLELAYAAGLVASDGEADERYAPTPAAEDWRQLPAEERWARLATAWLAATRTAGLVGTADPKGRTLSALGPNLDRSPAPEVRHRALTLLASLAPGTSVPADAVLDRLRWERPLRGAGASAGEPGGAQTSGPQTAARRPAAAGASPSDTNAARNTGAAGTAGTAGASSATDDLRSRLARWTLAEAELLGITGRGALATHARALLGTEPADTKPTHTKSTDTKSPATKPADAPAPASDPAAARSERAARAAALLAPLLPEPLDHVLLQADLTAVAPGPLERPLADALGILADVESKGGATVYRFTPASVRRALDAGRSAAELQSFLATHSRTPVPQPLAYLIDDVARRHGRLRVGAASAYVRCDDDALLAEILADRRAVALRLRRLAPTVLASAAPPDQLLEVLRAMGYAPAAESAEGDVLIARPDAYRTPPRTAPAPVPDGPPEPAGTLLEAAVRAIRAGDLAATAERKPVRAPAAPAPGGLPRTTSAETLATMQAAVLTNATLWIGYVNADGAASQRVIAPVRVEGGFVTAYDHTADEVRTFPLHRITGVAELADETAS, encoded by the coding sequence ATGAGTGAAACACCCCGCACGCTCGCCGAAGAGCTCCGCACCCGCCCGGACAGCGGGCTCGCCGACCTGCTGCGGGCCCGTCCCGACCTCCTCAACCCGGTCCCCGGCGACCTGACCCAGCTCGCCACCCGTGCCGGTACCCGCGCCTCCGTCGTGCGGGCCGTGGAGCGCCTGAACCGTTTCGCGCTGCAGACCGCCGAGGCGCTGGCGGTGGCGCCGGACCCCTGTCCGTACGAGACGCTGCTCGGCCTGATGGCGGGGGACGTACCGGCGGATGCCCCGACGGCGGACGCGTCGGACTCGGGCGCGTCCGACACCGGCATGCCGGACCCGAGCACATCCGACACCGGCACGTCCGACAAGGGACCACACCTGCCCCCCGGCACCCGCTCCGCCATCGCCGCCGAGCTCCCCCGCGCCGTATCGACCCTGCGCGAACAGGCCCTGGTCTGGGGCGGTGACGACCGGCTGCGCCTGGTCCGTACGGCCCGCGAACTGCTCGCGCCCGGACCCGCGCACCCCTCCCCCACCGGCCTCGGGCCGACCGTCGCCGAGGCCACGTCCGGCATGTCGCCCGGCCGCCTCCAGGACATCCTGGCCGCCGCCGGGCTGCCCGCGACCCACGACCCGGTGACCGCCGTCGCCGCTCTGACCTCGCTGTTCGAGGACCGTAAGCGGATGGCCGCGCTGCTCGCCGAAGCCCCTGAGGAGGCGCACGGCGTCCTGGCCCGGCTGGTCTGGGGCCCGCCGTACGGCGCCGTCACCGACCGGCCCGCCGCGCACCTGCAATGGCTGCTCGACCGGGGCGTGCTGCTGCCCGCCGGGCCGCGCAACGTCGTCCTCCCCCGCGAGGCCGCCCTGCACCTGCGCGCGGGGCGCGCGCACCGCGTCCCCGAGCCGTTGCCGCCGGCCCTCGCGCCCACCACCGAACGCGATCCACAGCTTGTGGACAGCGCCGCCGCGGGCCAGGCGTTCACCGCCCTGGCCACCGTCGATGAACTGCTCAAGGAGTGGGACCTCGGCGGGCCGGGCGTACTGCGGGCGGGCGGGCTGAGCGTACGGGACCTCAAGCGGACCGCCGCCGCCCTGGACTGCACCGAGCACGTCGCCGCATTCTGGCTCGAACTCGCCTATGCCGCCGGACTGGTGGCGTCCGACGGCGAGGCCGACGAGCGGTACGCGCCCACGCCCGCCGCCGAGGACTGGCGGCAGCTGCCCGCCGAGGAACGCTGGGCGCGGCTGGCCACGGCCTGGCTCGCGGCGACCCGTACGGCCGGGCTGGTCGGCACCGCCGATCCCAAGGGCCGCACCCTGTCCGCGCTCGGCCCGAACCTCGACCGCTCCCCGGCTCCCGAGGTGCGCCACCGGGCGCTCACGCTGCTCGCGTCCCTGGCGCCCGGCACCTCCGTACCGGCCGACGCCGTCCTGGACCGGCTGCGCTGGGAGCGGCCGCTGCGCGGGGCGGGCGCCTCAGCCGGTGAGCCGGGCGGCGCGCAGACCAGCGGCCCGCAAACAGCTGCCCGCCGTCCGGCCGCCGCCGGCGCCTCCCCCTCCGACACCAACGCCGCCCGCAACACCGGCGCGGCGGGCACGGCGGGCACCGCGGGCGCTTCCAGTGCCACCGACGACCTGCGCTCCCGCCTCGCCCGCTGGACCCTCGCCGAGGCCGAACTCCTCGGCATCACCGGCCGCGGCGCCCTGGCCACCCACGCCCGCGCGCTCCTGGGCACGGAGCCCGCGGATACCAAGCCCACGCACACCAAGTCCACGGACACCAAGTCCCCAGCCACCAAGCCCGCGGACGCCCCCGCCCCCGCCTCCGACCCCGCGGCCGCACGGTCCGAACGAGCCGCCCGGGCCGCCGCCCTCCTCGCCCCCCTCCTCCCCGAACCCCTCGACCACGTCCTCCTCCAGGCCGACCTGACCGCCGTCGCCCCCGGCCCGCTGGAGCGCCCCCTGGCCGACGCGCTCGGCATCCTCGCCGACGTCGAGTCCAAGGGCGGCGCCACGGTCTACCGCTTCACCCCCGCCTCCGTACGCCGGGCCCTGGACGCCGGCCGGTCCGCGGCCGAACTGCAAAGCTTCCTCGCCACCCACTCCCGCACCCCGGTGCCGCAGCCGCTCGCCTACCTCATCGACGACGTGGCGCGGCGCCACGGCCGGCTCCGCGTCGGCGCGGCCTCGGCGTACGTACGCTGCGACGACGACGCGCTGCTCGCGGAGATCCTCGCCGACCGCCGCGCCGTCGCCCTGCGCCTGCGCCGGCTCGCCCCGACCGTACTGGCCTCGGCCGCCCCGCCCGACCAGCTCCTGGAGGTGCTGCGCGCGATGGGCTACGCCCCGGCCGCCGAATCCGCCGAGGGCGACGTCCTCATCGCCCGCCCGGACGCCTACCGCACCCCGCCGCGCACCGCGCCCGCCCCGGTCCCCGACGGCCCGCCCGAGCCCGCCGGCACCCTCCTCGAAGCGGCGGTCCGCGCCATCCGCGCCGGCGACCTGGCCGCCACCGCCGAACGCAAGCCGGTACGCGCTCCCGCGGCCCCGGCCCCCGGCGGCCTCCCCCGCACCACCTCGGCCGAGACCCTGGCCACCATGCAGGCCGCCGTCCTGACCAACGCCACCCTGTGGATCGGCTACGTCAACGCCGACGGCGCCGCCAGCCAGCGCGTGATCGCCCCGGTCCGCGTCGAGGGCGGCTTCGTCACCGCCTACGACCACACCGCCGACGAGGTCCGCACATTCCCCCTCCACCGCATCACCGGCGTCGCGGAACTGGCGGACGAAACGGCGTCCTGA
- a CDS encoding Uma2 family endonuclease, producing the protein MSVAHEDHYGPWTVEEVLALGEDRGQRRELVGEALLLSPAPGTKHQRASFRLASLLDAAIASVGAPAEVLGAVNVILPDGLFIPDIAVVDAAAADQDPVNFDAEAVLLVAEIVSPSSSGRRTDRLLKPPYYAEAGIEHLWRLELEPTPALVVCELENGRYVERAVAEAGRTTLIEKPFPVEVDPGALVRRRR; encoded by the coding sequence ATGAGCGTGGCGCATGAAGATCACTACGGCCCATGGACGGTGGAGGAGGTCCTGGCTCTGGGGGAGGACCGGGGACAGCGTCGCGAACTGGTGGGGGAAGCGCTCCTGCTGTCGCCGGCACCGGGAACCAAGCATCAGCGGGCGTCGTTCCGCCTGGCTTCTTTGCTGGATGCTGCCATCGCTTCAGTGGGAGCTCCGGCCGAGGTGCTGGGGGCGGTCAACGTGATTCTGCCTGACGGCCTCTTCATCCCGGACATCGCTGTGGTGGACGCCGCCGCTGCCGATCAGGACCCGGTCAATTTCGACGCCGAGGCCGTGCTGCTCGTGGCCGAGATCGTCTCGCCGTCGTCGTCCGGCCGCCGCACCGACCGGCTGCTCAAGCCGCCGTACTACGCGGAAGCCGGTATCGAGCATCTGTGGCGGCTCGAACTGGAGCCGACGCCGGCCCTGGTCGTCTGCGAGCTGGAGAACGGCCGCTATGTGGAGCGGGCCGTGGCGGAGGCCGGGCGCACGACTCTGATCGAGAAGCCGTTCCCGGTCGAGGTCGATCCGGGAGCCCTGGTGCGTCGGCGCCGCTGA
- a CDS encoding ABC transporter substrate-binding protein produces the protein MPLSAVPRTVPWTGRRRAGCRRATRAAATAVTGALAASLTLAACGSGGSGGPSGTGGSGASAKPADCPAQPTTTWAKPVPGKGTHRVRTARGEVTVPNRPRRVVVLDTAELDSAITLGVTPVGATRSDVAGGFLGYLPKEKVAGIKDVGKIGAPNLEAVAALKPDLILTSAVRDGKRYEQLKAIAPTVMTETTGYPWKQNFATHADALGRIPQARQAAAAYEAHAGRVTAALGGAAAAKRTTTNVVRFVEGADTRVYGCRSYIGTILNDIGTGPTSVVQNARDGLMIEVSAEQLNEADADALFYTAYGSPEKSQEKQVTGGALWKNMRAVRNGRAFRVDDELWIQGIGYTAAGKILDQVQEKLAKE, from the coding sequence ATGCCGCTCTCCGCAGTTCCCCGTACGGTTCCGTGGACCGGGCGCCGCCGCGCCGGGTGCCGCCGCGCCACCCGCGCCGCGGCCACCGCCGTGACCGGCGCCCTGGCCGCTTCCCTGACGCTGGCCGCGTGCGGCTCGGGCGGCTCCGGCGGCCCGTCCGGAACGGGGGGTTCCGGCGCCTCGGCCAAGCCCGCCGACTGCCCGGCGCAGCCGACCACGACCTGGGCGAAGCCCGTTCCGGGCAAGGGCACGCACCGGGTGCGTACGGCGCGGGGCGAGGTGACGGTGCCGAACCGGCCGCGGCGGGTGGTCGTCCTGGACACCGCGGAGCTGGACTCCGCGATCACGCTCGGGGTCACCCCGGTCGGCGCCACCCGCTCCGACGTGGCCGGCGGATTCCTCGGCTACCTGCCCAAGGAGAAGGTCGCCGGCATCAAGGACGTGGGAAAGATCGGCGCCCCGAACCTGGAGGCGGTCGCCGCACTGAAGCCGGACCTGATCCTGACCAGCGCGGTGCGCGACGGCAAGCGGTACGAGCAGCTGAAGGCCATCGCGCCCACGGTCATGACGGAGACCACCGGCTACCCGTGGAAGCAGAATTTCGCCACCCACGCCGACGCGCTCGGCAGGATCCCGCAGGCACGGCAGGCGGCCGCCGCGTACGAGGCGCACGCCGGGCGGGTCACCGCGGCACTCGGCGGGGCCGCGGCGGCGAAGCGGACCACGACGAACGTCGTCCGCTTCGTCGAGGGCGCCGACACCCGCGTCTACGGCTGCCGCAGCTACATCGGCACGATCCTGAACGACATCGGCACCGGCCCGACCAGCGTGGTGCAGAACGCGCGGGACGGCCTGATGATCGAAGTCAGCGCGGAACAGCTGAACGAGGCGGACGCGGACGCGCTCTTCTACACGGCCTACGGCAGCCCGGAGAAATCCCAGGAGAAGCAGGTCACCGGCGGGGCGCTGTGGAAGAACATGCGGGCGGTCAGGAACGGCCGGGCCTTCCGCGTCGACGACGAGCTGTGGATCCAGGGGATCGGCTATACGGCGGCGGGCAAGATCTTGGACCAGGTGCAGGAAAAGCTGGCGAAGGAGTAG
- a CDS encoding DNA repair helicase XPB — translation MNGPLIVQSDKTLLLEVDHEQAEACRRAIAPFAELERAPEHMHTYRVTPLGLWNARAAGHDAEQVVDALVQFSRYPVPHALLVDIAETMSRYGRLTLSKHPAHGLVLTTTDRPVLEEVLRSKKVQPLVGARLDPDTVVVHPSERGQIKQTLLKLGWPAEDLAGYVDGEAHPIELDEDGWALRPYQEQAVEGFWHGGSGVVVLPCGAGKTLVGAGAMARAKATTLILVTNTVSARQWKHELVKRTSLTEDEVGEYSGTKKEIRPVTIATYQVLTTKRKGVYPHLELFDSRDWGLIVYDEVHLLPAPVFKFTADLQARRRLGLTATLVREDGRESDVFSLIGPKRFDAPWKEIEAQGYIAPADCVEVRVNLTDSERLAYATAEAEEKYRYCATTASKQSVTEALVRRHEGEQTLVIGQYIDQLDELGEHLDAPVIKGETTNAQREKLFDAFREGEISVLVVSKVANFSIDLPEATVAIQVSGTFGSRQEEAQRLGRVLRPKADGHEARFYSVVARDTVDQDFAAHRQRFLAEQGYAYRIVDATELLAEG, via the coding sequence GTGAACGGACCTCTCATCGTCCAGAGCGACAAGACGCTGCTGCTGGAAGTCGACCACGAGCAGGCGGAGGCGTGCCGGCGGGCCATCGCGCCGTTCGCGGAGCTGGAGCGGGCGCCCGAGCACATGCACACGTACCGGGTGACGCCGCTCGGGCTGTGGAACGCGCGGGCCGCGGGGCACGACGCCGAGCAGGTCGTGGACGCGCTGGTGCAGTTCTCGCGGTACCCGGTGCCGCACGCGCTGCTGGTGGACATCGCCGAGACGATGTCGCGGTACGGGCGGCTGACGCTGTCCAAGCACCCGGCGCACGGGCTGGTGCTGACCACCACCGACCGGCCGGTGCTGGAGGAGGTCCTGCGGTCGAAGAAGGTGCAGCCGCTGGTGGGGGCGCGGCTGGATCCGGACACGGTGGTGGTGCATCCGTCCGAGCGCGGGCAGATCAAGCAGACGCTGCTGAAGCTGGGCTGGCCGGCGGAGGACCTGGCCGGGTATGTGGACGGTGAGGCGCATCCGATCGAGCTGGACGAGGACGGATGGGCCCTGCGGCCGTATCAGGAGCAGGCCGTGGAGGGGTTCTGGCACGGCGGGTCGGGTGTGGTCGTACTGCCCTGTGGTGCGGGGAAGACGCTGGTGGGGGCCGGGGCGATGGCGCGGGCCAAGGCGACCACGCTGATCCTGGTGACCAACACCGTCTCGGCGCGGCAGTGGAAGCACGAGCTGGTCAAGCGGACCTCGCTGACCGAGGACGAGGTCGGCGAGTACAGCGGTACGAAGAAGGAGATCCGGCCGGTCACCATCGCGACGTACCAGGTGCTGACGACCAAGCGGAAAGGCGTCTACCCGCACCTGGAGCTGTTCGATTCGCGGGACTGGGGGCTGATCGTCTATGACGAGGTGCACCTGCTGCCCGCGCCGGTCTTCAAGTTCACGGCCGATCTCCAGGCGCGGCGGCGGCTGGGGCTGACCGCGACCCTCGTACGGGAGGACGGGCGCGAGTCGGACGTCTTCTCGCTGATCGGGCCGAAGCGCTTCGACGCGCCGTGGAAGGAGATCGAGGCGCAGGGGTACATCGCGCCGGCGGACTGTGTCGAGGTGCGGGTCAACCTGACGGACTCGGAGCGGCTGGCGTACGCGACGGCCGAGGCCGAGGAGAAGTACCGGTACTGCGCGACGACGGCCAGCAAGCAGAGCGTGACCGAGGCGCTGGTGCGGCGGCACGAGGGCGAGCAGACCCTCGTCATCGGGCAGTACATCGACCAGCTCGACGAGCTGGGCGAGCACCTGGACGCCCCGGTGATCAAGGGGGAGACGACCAACGCGCAGCGCGAGAAGCTCTTCGACGCGTTCCGGGAGGGCGAGATCTCCGTGCTGGTCGTCTCCAAGGTCGCGAACTTCTCGATCGACCTGCCGGAGGCGACGGTCGCGATCCAGGTGTCGGGCACGTTCGGGTCCCGGCAGGAGGAGGCGCAGCGGCTGGGGCGGGTGCTGCGGCCGAAGGCGGACGGGCACGAGGCGCGGTTCTACTCGGTCGTCGCCCGGGACACCGTCGACCAGGACTTCGCGGCGCACCGGCAGCGGTTCCTGGCGGAGCAGGGGTACGCGTACCGGATCGTGGACGCCACGGAGTTGTTGGCGGAGGGGTGA
- a CDS encoding TetR/AcrR family transcriptional regulator, with the protein MSDDTTREAGADAVGGQGSKRVRADVRRNLDALLSAAAEIFATSGVDAPVRQITARAGVGAGTLYRHFPQRSDLIAAVFRHEVDACADAAESLAAQYGPAEALSQWLQRFTAFIAAKRGLSAALHSGDPAYDTLPAYFDQRFMPVLGGLIDAAVRAGEIRPGIDPEDLLTATRNLTLPAQEDEGGHTRRMVALLVDGLRYGAGGGTGAG; encoded by the coding sequence GTGAGCGACGACACGACCCGGGAAGCCGGTGCGGACGCGGTCGGAGGGCAGGGCTCCAAGCGCGTGCGTGCCGATGTGCGGCGGAATCTCGACGCGCTGCTCAGCGCGGCCGCGGAAATCTTCGCCACCTCGGGGGTGGACGCGCCCGTGCGGCAGATCACCGCGCGGGCGGGGGTGGGGGCCGGGACGCTCTACCGGCACTTTCCGCAGCGGTCGGATCTCATCGCGGCGGTCTTCCGGCACGAGGTGGACGCCTGTGCCGATGCCGCGGAGTCGCTCGCGGCGCAGTACGGGCCGGCCGAAGCGCTCTCCCAGTGGCTTCAGCGGTTCACGGCCTTCATCGCCGCCAAGCGCGGGCTCAGCGCCGCCCTGCACTCCGGGGACCCGGCCTACGACACCTTGCCCGCGTACTTCGACCAGCGCTTCATGCCGGTCCTCGGCGGGCTCATCGACGCCGCGGTGCGCGCCGGGGAGATCCGCCCCGGCATCGATCCCGAGGACCTGCTGACCGCCACGCGCAATCTGACCCTGCCCGCCCAGGAGGACGAGGGCGGCCATACGCGGCGGATGGTGGCGCTGCTGGTGGACGGTCTGCGGTACGGCGCCGGGGGCGGTACGGGAGCCGGGTGA